The following are encoded in a window of Panthera leo isolate Ple1 chromosome B2, P.leo_Ple1_pat1.1, whole genome shotgun sequence genomic DNA:
- the DEK gene encoding protein DEK isoform X4: protein MSSSGPAAEGEGTPAQPASEKEPEMPGPREESEEEDEDDEEEEEEEEEEKEKSLIVEGKREKKKVERLTMQVSSLQREPFTIAQGKGQKLCEIERIHFFLSKKKTDELRNLHKLLYNRPGTVSSLKKNVGQFSGFPFEKGSVQYKKKEEMLKKFRNAMLKSICEVLDLERSGVNSELVKRILNFLMHPKPSGKPLPKSKKTSSKGNKKERNSSGMARKAKRTKCPEILTDESSSDEDEKKNKEESSDEEDKESEEEIHRRAIWGQYNSSRKYNLSAVRTGFWLCDRRLFWRPSFKSPAAYKR from the exons ATGTCCTCCTCGGGCCCagctgcagagggagagggaacccCCGCCCAGCCCGCGTCCGAGAAAGAGCCCGAGATGCCCGGCCCGAGAGAGGAAAGTGAAGAGGAGGACGAGGAcgacgaggaggaggaagaggaggaggaggaagaaaaag AAAAGAGTCTGATCGTGGAAggcaagagggaaaagaaaaaagtggagaGATTGACCATGCAAGTCTCTTCCTTACAGAGAGagccatttacaattgcacaag GAAAAGGACAGAAACTTTGTGAAATTGAAAGGATACATTTCTTCCTGAGTAAAAAGAAAACGGATGAACTTAGAAATCTGCATAAACTACTTTACAACAGACCTGGCACA gTGTCCTCATTAAAGAAGAATGTGGGTCAGTTCAGTGGCTTTCCATTTGAAAAAGGAAGTGTCcaatataaaaagaaggaagaaatgttgaaaaa gtTTAGAAATGCCATGTTAAAGAGCATCTGCGAGGTTCTTGATTTGGAGAGATCAGGTGTAAATAGCGAACTGGTGAAGAGGATCTTGAATTTCTTAATGCATCCAAAGCCTTCTGGCAAA CCATTGCCAAAATCTAAGAAAACTTctagcaaaggcaacaaaaaggAACGGAACAGTTCTGGAATGGCAAGGAAAGCTAAGCGAACCAAATGTCCTGAAATTCTGACAGATGAATCCAGCAGCgatgaagatgaaaagaaaaacaaggaagagtCTTCAgatgaagaagataaagaaagcGAAGAAGAG ATCCACAGACGGGCAATTTGGGGCCAGTACAACAGCTCAAGAAAG TACAACCTTTCTGCTGTGAGGACAGGATTCTGGCTCTGTGACAGGCGTCTTTTTTGGAGACCCTCCTTCAAGAGCCCTGCTGCCTATAAAAGATAG